Proteins from a genomic interval of Lacticaseibacillus pabuli:
- a CDS encoding class C sortase, with the protein MPNRQPKTLLDTATKLTAYHNSRRRRGMWILFVACLVVVLSAVGYYGYTQFETYRQQQIDINSLDHQGAVIEQQARKQTKGTTSDINLQNQQLKTIGAVMIPKIALRLPIFSDSSDAALEIGAGWLPASSPLGGGAGTHAVIDGHSGKTKPLFTWISDLRNGDKIYIKAGKKMLEYKVINRAKQGDGVHAPTYVKDLSPKKGQDLLTLITCYPLLQNKQRLHVTAKRVAYDGQQKQISFWAYLMNYRLELIVAVILLVIPLVAFIITKWRKKGNNATK; encoded by the coding sequence ATGCCAAATAGACAACCAAAGACATTATTAGACACGGCGACGAAGCTAACAGCATACCACAACAGCAGACGGCGTCGTGGCATGTGGATCTTGTTTGTGGCTTGTCTAGTCGTCGTATTAAGCGCAGTTGGCTACTACGGATACACCCAATTTGAAACTTATCGCCAACAGCAGATTGATATTAATAGCCTAGACCATCAAGGTGCGGTAATTGAGCAGCAAGCACGAAAGCAAACCAAAGGGACGACTAGCGATATCAATCTTCAGAATCAGCAGTTGAAAACCATTGGTGCGGTCATGATTCCAAAGATTGCCCTACGCTTGCCGATCTTTTCTGATTCTTCCGATGCTGCATTGGAGATTGGGGCAGGTTGGTTGCCGGCCTCATCGCCTTTAGGTGGAGGTGCAGGAACGCACGCGGTTATTGATGGACATTCAGGTAAGACCAAGCCTTTGTTTACTTGGATCTCTGATCTGAGAAATGGGGACAAAATTTATATTAAGGCTGGGAAAAAGATGCTGGAATATAAGGTCATCAATCGTGCCAAGCAAGGAGATGGCGTGCATGCACCAACCTATGTAAAAGATTTATCACCAAAAAAGGGGCAAGACCTGTTGACGTTGATCACCTGCTATCCGTTACTCCAAAACAAGCAACGGTTGCACGTCACGGCCAAACGAGTGGCATATGATGGTCAGCAAAAGCAAATCTCATTTTGGGCTTACTTGATGAATTATCGGCTTGAGTTGATTGTGGCCGTTATCTTATTGGTGATTCCGTTGGTGGCGTTTATCATCACGAAATGGAGAAAGAAGGGAAACAATGCAACTAAGTAA
- a CDS encoding SpaA isopeptide-forming pilin-related protein has translation MSQVKKVKHLRLAFTVCGMALALGAGSAFVINATTGATVHAAEVQLDANSDFARLAPTTVNYTVHKGMTLLGKTQASVVDDGNTQSWNNDTTDFDPTKYGKVGYTAYDITNTIESGDMTDAGLKTIGDDIAKDPTGNYYVKNAQTKTAEQFITSGSTTTFKNLAASDDNAEHHVWVIIETTHPKGLVTQISQPIVVALPLTNTAGTAWQTESNGYPKNIVQQLKFTLTKHGDSPSGDGKTSYLSGIPFQLYTGKPGSGKATGTVVKTDANGALTVSGLVRGDYYFVEEASSDVADIDSDSEATYLLGADARNDSANKLTFSIGEDGVDPSTLHADVMNYHAPDMQKTLEDDHNSFTEGTLADFKTTIHIPNDINGGTGSEIAGQSYITEPYGIFEGTDTADAGLTWDRAEANFKATIDINSNNKVDDGDVTLKEGTDYTLTDLADGRGYKIQFIVNDGKVSNTVAKYQGGDINLTYSEVINNDAMIDSALYNTFDLGYQNHPTTVGKQHTRHIKHKVPVYTYGARFTKQSSGLFGTGIARTPLKGAQFVVKNADGKFFNGFKDGADDDAIAEAQWVDKASDVKAGILTSDKDGNFAIKGLIAGNYILQEVKAPTGYELNNHSQKFVVGPNTYTNTVYVASDDAKPTLPNTGSNEFKAMIAISIVVVAGVAAISVYEVKKHKVA, from the coding sequence ATGAGTCAAGTGAAGAAAGTAAAACATCTGCGGTTAGCCTTTACTGTTTGCGGCATGGCGTTGGCTTTAGGCGCTGGAAGCGCCTTTGTCATTAATGCTACGACCGGCGCAACAGTACATGCTGCAGAAGTGCAGCTCGATGCCAATAGTGATTTTGCTCGATTGGCGCCGACTACGGTCAACTATACCGTGCATAAAGGTATGACGCTGCTTGGAAAGACACAAGCCTCGGTGGTTGATGATGGCAACACCCAGTCATGGAACAACGATACGACCGACTTTGATCCCACTAAATACGGGAAGGTCGGCTACACGGCCTATGATATCACCAACACGATTGAATCGGGCGACATGACCGATGCAGGACTAAAGACCATTGGTGATGATATTGCCAAGGATCCAACCGGAAACTACTATGTAAAGAATGCGCAGACAAAGACTGCTGAACAGTTCATTACTAGCGGATCTACTACCACATTCAAGAATCTTGCAGCCAGCGATGACAACGCCGAACACCATGTTTGGGTCATCATTGAAACGACTCATCCAAAGGGTTTGGTTACCCAGATTTCACAACCGATTGTAGTTGCTTTACCGTTGACGAATACAGCAGGAACGGCATGGCAAACCGAATCCAATGGCTATCCCAAGAACATCGTACAGCAGTTGAAGTTTACGTTGACCAAGCATGGCGATAGTCCTTCTGGGGACGGCAAGACCAGTTACTTGTCGGGGATCCCATTTCAGTTGTACACGGGAAAGCCGGGCTCTGGCAAAGCGACTGGCACAGTCGTTAAGACTGATGCTAATGGTGCGTTGACCGTAAGTGGTTTGGTACGAGGCGACTATTACTTCGTAGAAGAAGCGTCATCAGATGTTGCAGATATTGATAGTGATAGCGAAGCGACCTATTTGTTAGGGGCAGATGCGCGTAATGACAGTGCTAATAAGCTGACCTTTAGTATTGGTGAGGATGGTGTAGATCCAAGTACGCTACACGCAGACGTGATGAACTATCATGCCCCAGACATGCAAAAGACTTTGGAAGACGACCACAACTCCTTCACCGAAGGGACACTAGCGGACTTCAAGACCACGATTCATATCCCGAATGATATCAATGGTGGCACTGGCAGCGAGATTGCTGGGCAGTCGTATATCACTGAGCCTTACGGGATTTTTGAAGGGACTGATACCGCCGATGCAGGGTTAACCTGGGATCGTGCGGAAGCAAACTTCAAGGCGACTATTGATATTAATAGCAATAACAAAGTCGATGATGGTGATGTGACGTTAAAAGAAGGCACCGACTATACATTGACTGATCTTGCTGATGGTCGAGGCTACAAGATTCAATTTATTGTCAATGATGGCAAGGTCTCCAATACTGTGGCCAAGTATCAAGGGGGCGATATCAATCTCACCTACTCAGAAGTGATCAATAATGATGCGATGATTGACTCCGCCTTGTACAACACGTTTGATCTTGGGTATCAGAACCATCCAACCACTGTCGGAAAGCAACATACTCGTCACATCAAGCACAAAGTTCCCGTCTACACGTATGGCGCTCGGTTCACGAAGCAGTCTTCGGGACTCTTTGGGACTGGGATTGCGCGCACGCCGCTTAAAGGGGCACAATTTGTTGTCAAAAATGCTGATGGCAAGTTCTTCAATGGATTTAAGGACGGTGCTGACGATGATGCGATTGCGGAAGCCCAATGGGTTGACAAAGCCTCTGATGTCAAAGCGGGAATTTTGACTTCTGATAAGGATGGGAACTTTGCTATCAAAGGTTTAATTGCTGGCAATTACATTCTCCAAGAAGTGAAGGCGCCAACTGGTTATGAACTCAATAATCATAGCCAGAAATTCGTCGTTGGGCCGAACACTTACACGAACACGGTCTATGTTGCCAGCGACGATGCAAAGCCTACCTTGCCAAATACGGGGTCCAATGAATTCAAGGCGATGATCGCCATTAGCATTGTCGTTGTCGCTGGTGTAGCGGCAATTAGTGTCTACGAGGTCAAGAAGCACAAGGTGGCTTAG